In Carettochelys insculpta isolate YL-2023 chromosome 3, ASM3395843v1, whole genome shotgun sequence, the genomic stretch GTTGGTGACCATGTAACATCCTTCTTAGAAAGACTTCTCTTTGACACCTAACTTGTGGCTAAATGTTTTCAGAAATCCACCAAACACTAGCATTTAATCATGATAGATTGTTTTTTAGATTACTTACTAATAGAATATTTGTCAACATATTCTTGCGCTACGTCTactctagaagcatctgtctacagaaattattgtcagaagagatgttgcgacaaaacttctatcgacagatcacatctacacataactggattgatcttttgatccactctgtcgacagaagagccCCCAGaagcacctacacagcttttttattgtcagtttctgttgacaaaacatattgTATGTAGACATGCTGTGAGTTTTGTGTacagaaccccagttttgtctccaaaactctctagtgtagacatagccttgctctGCACTTTTTTCTCCTTGTTGAGATGTGGCTATAAAAACAATGGTTATGTCCACTTACTATTCTAATATTACTCTTTGCCCCACCTTTTTATGTGCTGCACCACTTGCTTATTTCACAGATGTACAAGCATTCCAACAACAAGACCATGACTACGGGAGCTATTGCAGCAATGCTGTCTACAATCCTGTATTCTCGACGCTTCTTTCCATATTACGTATACAACATCATTGGCGGGCTTGATGAGGAAGGTAAAGTCTTAGACTTTGTTGTGGAAAGCAAAGGGACAGGAGACCGATTTCTGCAGGGGAAAGGGAATCATTTCAGCTGAAACAGATAGGTGTGCCGGTTGAAGAAGCTTTATGCTTGCTTCTCTCATGTGAAATAATGTTGCACTTTACTTAGAGTACTGAAGATCTCAAGGGACTTCATAAAATTAGCTTTGTAAGTATTGCAGTCCCTTTAAATAGGTAAACTAATGTATAGGTGTTATAACCAATCATATACTTGTCACCAGTGTCTTGCTATATTACTACCTTTAGTCTTGTAAGAGTCTTGGTGTATGAACTACAAGATCTAAAAATGGCTAAATCCTACTTTTTCAAATAACTTACACAGAATTGAAATAACATCTTTGCTAAAGAACATctacttttctgtattttcaCTTGTAAAATTGTAAGGTGGAATGGAATATACTGCTGGTGTTTCCAGCTGTTCTGTAAAGCAGAACACTGGGATGCTAAAGGCATGAATTGCTTGTGTTCTGTTCAGAGGACTTTGCCTGTATTGGCGACCAAGCATGTATATCTTGTTTAAAGATGAGTTATTTTTAGTGATGAAGTATTTTACCAACTCACCTCTTAATGCTAGTTTTTATCTTCAGATCTTTTTTCTTTATTATGGATAGACAGAGCTGTTCGAGCAGCATATTCCTTTTCTGAACAGCCTTTGAAATTCATATACTGTTTTAAATCAAAACTTTTGGAGATATGGACATATCGTAGCTGTAGTTTTATTAAACTTGTAACtattagcagtgttccctgtaagctgagcacttttgTGGCCACACAGGAaggattcaggtgttgcccagttgattagcaaagCACTCAGTGGGCAACCTGTGcttctactggcagtgcacatcggcacatgcctcagtgcgcacacaatttattctgcccatggatggaaaaaattagaggcaacactggTACGTTAGCACTTTAGAAATATGCTGTTATTGCTTTTTCGTGCTCTTCCAGTTACTTGATTGAACATGAGCTAAAATACCATTAGGGTCTTCTGTTCTGTGGCTTTGACCAAGAATCTGAGCTGGTTTGTATCTTCACACCTCCATTCACCTTTTCTCAGAGATCAAGTTAttcatcttggctatgtctacactagagggttttgttggcaaaatggccattttgccagcGATACTTGTGGAGCGtccaagggcattctgttgacagtaagttgacagaacgtagcacttttgttgacagctgtattcTATtacccatgaggcataacgccttTGTCGAGAGagagccagtctggatgttccagaggaccatctgttgacagacagagcttctaggacactgggcagccctgtctgctgtgcatccGGCTGGCTGTGTTGCCTCGATCTTGTGACAAATTTTTGTGgataaatccctgtaatctagacatagtcctTGACTCGGGATGGCTTGGAAACTAGTATGTGAAGTAGCTATTCTCTTAATGATACACAAAATCTTTCTTTCTGGCATGTAGATGGAATGTAAACTTCTTTTCTCTTCAAGGGAAGGGAGCAGTGTATAGCTTTGATCCAGTTGGTTCATATCAGAGAGATGCCTTCAAAGCTGGTGGTTCAGCAAGTGCCatgctgcagcccctgctggaCAACCAGGTAAAGTAggggtgtgtttgttttgttctttttggaGGGGGTTGAGTTTTTGAGGGGGTGGCTTTGGTAAACTGTGTCATTTTTGTCCCTATGTAAGCTGTGGAAAGGTGGTTCTTTCCAGGCCCTGTTCTGTTAAGGGCAAACAAagtgaaatttgaaaaaaaatttaaacttgAACATTCACACTTGTGCGAATTCTTAATGCCCTTTAGAGTACTGCAGAGCAATGCATAAAAAGGATTGTGCTCTATTGGAGGATCTAGCATAGATCTGTGTGCTATCATTTCAACAGTGCTAGAATGGGAAGCTTCTGTACAGACTGGGTCAGTTTGAATGTTCATtgtgacttttaaaaatctgtattaGTTAAAGAGGAGAAAAGCCATACATGTTTTATCCTGGGCCCAATTTTCTGCTTTCTCTACTGTTAGACATAAAATTACGAGCACACCTCCGTTTATGCACAAGCTTTGGAGCAGCCTTGtctcaaaagctatgtctacactagagagttttgccaataaaacctatggagcttccacactaaaAATCTGTTCTGTCGCCAGAACGTGGCACCtctgacagccttctgcccctccccccgaggcagaatgcctttctcaacagaatctgtcgacaaaaaaagccatgtggatgctccgtgggctttctggttcaccaggcagccgtcttctgtgcttctagttggctgctctgttgagagagcagctgggcaattTGTCCATGCTCCATTGACAGTGTGATCCAGTTTTGTGTATAAccacaatttgttgacagaagttttgtcagaggtaccttctgacagtaactgccactgacagattgctgtagtgtagacatagccaaagtttaAATCATTGAACCAATTCCCTTTGCAAATATCTGTTCATGCTTAAGCCTGGGAGTTACTGTCTGATTAAACTATATCTTACAATTTCTGTTTACTTGCATTTTTCAAAACCTGCAAAACAAAAAGTAATCCAGTATCACTGTCTTCCATAGGTTGGCTTCAAGAACATGCAAAATGTGGAGCATGTGCCTTTGTCCCTGGAAAAGGCTATGCAGCTAGTTAAAGATGTCTTTATTTCTGCAGCTGAAAGAGATGTGTACACTGGAGATGCACTTAAGATCTGTATTGTCACAAAAGATGGTATTAAGGAGGAGACTGTTCCATTACGGAGAGACTAATTCAGAATATTTGTCAATTAAATTTGCATTATGTAATCTAACTTTTAAATGGTTTGATTTACTTGTAGGGTGgtgacatttgttttgttttattacacAAATTTAACAAAAGTTAATTTTTCAAATGTTGATTGTTTCCTGTTTGTTCCTTAATTAAATTGGGGCAATCCATTCATTGGTTGGGATATGGATTTGTTTTGATAAGTGGAAGAATAAGAAAGCATACAACAAATAGTGCCAGTGTTTTGATAGCCCATGACAGACTTGAATTACCCTTCAGTTTACAGCTGCCTGTTTTAGTCTTAGTAGGCTAACTTTCCAGTTGGCAGTAGAAGCAGTAAGCGTATTACTCAAGATGAAAACTAACTTGCCCGCTTTCTCCTCTGTTGTTTCATGACATTCATCATTGGGTTGGTTTTGGTATTTGCTGTTCTCTAGCTCATCTAACTTGTTCTAATTTATGCTGTTTATCTCACCTGCCCATCCTCATCTATGCAGGGCTTGGAAATCTTACTTGAGAGCTGGAGGTATATCTGTTAGCCAGAAACAAATATGGAGGTGAGAAGCTAGTTCTCATTACTGCTTGTAAAAGGAGAGGGGTGTGGTGATTCCTAACAATGTTTTCCTTGGACCTTGTTCAGGGGCTTATCTTTTCACATCTGCCTCCACCGAGTTGGGCTTCAGCCACTGAATACTACCAGGCACTTccaaaatacagtaaattctttcatatccagcattctattatccagaactctcaaataaccggcattttaaccctaagtaaattttagttgttttccataagtacagggcagtgaaagtaaatacaaatacagtgtgtccagtgtacaacactactgttggtaaataaagtactctgtacatttttaatatagaacctggtttttctttggtgttatgcattgctagatatacctctgttgttcagaatatttgaatatctggcaacctcctggtcatGGGGGTGCTTGATAGGAAAGGGTGTACTATTTCATGTAGCTGCTGCATGGGGAATGTTTTCACAACCTTATGTATATCCCAGACTCTTCACTTTTGGATTCTCTTATCCCATAGGTAGCTGCATTTGCCACCTGCTGTTGCTCAGGTCTCCCAAGGAGCAACTGACTTACCAGGTAAATAGCACGAGTGGTGCTGACAAGAGTGGTTAGTGTTCTTAATctgcagcagtttgggaagcTCTGAGCATCAGCAGAGCACTTCAGCGGGCTGCAGAATTTGGAAGATGGCACTGCATTCTTAAAATAGGtctatagttagaaagttttcttAACAGCAAGGGCctaaacatttaaaatgaaaattagaTTTTAAAGATGTTGCCTTACCCTACCCTGCAACAGGAGTGCATTTTTTAAGATGTGGCTCTCCAAAGGTGCAAAAATCAGACCTTTTGTAGGAGTATTTTAAGGTGGTATTGTCGTCTTAATAGGGTATAATCTAGAATATTTCCTAGGAAGCAGATGCAATAAATACAGAATTACTATCTTCACACTGCTTAGGGATAACAACATTTTATAGTTGTATGGCTGCTGATTCTTGTTTAAAATTCATTTCTAAATTGACATTTAACCCAACCCACAGCTAATTTTAATTAAGAGGAATGTCTCAATTCTGTGGATTTTGGTCTGGTTTCATAATAAATTATTGCAtgctataattaaaaaaaattaatgcaaCTTTGTGACGGGACTCTCTGGATGGGCAAGTAATtagaatatttaaatgagtccctgaataagggagcAATCTCTCTGTGTGTTCGATGCCAGGACCCAGACCAAATCCCTGCTATGAAACCCAGCCAGGATAATGCCCGCCCAGGTAAGTTTCTGGACtccgccctgagcctcctggaaaggagtAGCTAGCAGGAACAATGAGACAAGGACAAGGGTGAAAGGACCAAAACAAAGTGGCTACGATTTTTATTAAGGAACACAGCAAGATTAAAACTATAACAAGTAACAGTTTTTacaatgcaaacttttttatgttCTATTGATAGTACATTTACTTTTGCAACTGTTTCCATTTAGTAACTTGTTTTCAGATCTTGAATTGGTTTTATTGTACCACAAGATAAAAGGATTTGGTTACTGGAACAAGGGAGGAAGGATAGAGGGATTTAGGGATGAGGGTTGTAAGGGGTTTAGAAatccctgctgtctccttccagagctggggtgggggtgctaaaccCCACCTCTGTGCAGGGTCAGGTTGCTAGCCCGACCCAAGAGGTTGGTACCCGAAGGCCagttgggactgtccctttatgttgtgggggtccctggtaccctcttagtgggcccaactaagtgatcctgggaggcttatgctcttcctcaggtcactgggtAGGATTGACAGTTAGGGAGGCAGGGTGGCAGCACCTTCTCCTGCGGTTTATTAAGAGGGGGTGAGCAAGGATAAGGGGAAAAGGACAGAAGGGGAAAAGGTTAGTTAAAGCTTTTACCTTAACGTTAGAACATCGAGGGTAAGACAACTATAGCATTTATAACAATTTAAACTTATTAATGaacattaattattaattataccTGTCGAAGTTTGGCTACTATGGTGGACCCTGCCTGGGATGTCCAGGCCCGGCCTCGGGGTCGGGCCCCCGGGCACTTCCCTCCCCTTGTCAGGGAAGGGAACAACAAAGGAGCAACCCCTGTTCCCTTGAAGAGGGTCCCGATTACCCAGCTCGGAGTTGATATAGATTAGGAATTAAGGTAAGTTTACGTGTCCAGTCCAATTATGCAAGGTCCAGTCCAGTTAAAGTCCAGTCCGGTGAAGCGATGACAAGATGGCGGGCGGCGGGAGCGTAGGTGCTGGagtggtggcaggctctgggcttcaactGGCGAGCgcacagtacctcaccctagaggtgaggccagttcgccgctcgCCAGATTCACCTCAGAGCTGCTTGCTGGTGGCGGGGTCGAAGGTGCCGctgtgatggcaggctctgggtttcaACAGGCAAGCATGCAGTAggtcaccctaggggtgaggccagttcgctgCTTGCCTGATTCACCTCAGAGCTGCTTTTGCTCTTTCAGTGCTGAGGTAAAGTTGTCACCACAGCAGGCGGGCCCTGCTGGGCGACGATGGTGTTGACTTGGAAGATCTTTGCAAAGTCTTCTCAGCTGGAGCTCTTTGCTGTCTGTGAGGCAGCTAGCCTAGGGGCTGGTGGATGCCTcaggggccagcacctccccgtgCAGGTAGCGGAGTCGTATCCGTGCCAAGGGCCGGCTAGTGCTGTCCAGCGCCGCCTTATATTCTGTGATCTTATCCATAATTCATGAAGCTATTTACATATGAGAGTTCTAAGcgcatgctttcaaacaggtcctctgggccagggatgcttctagaagctgcctcacctgcaTCCAGTGAGgaacctggatttcaaatccatgattctgaggtgtttatgagttcaggttaccagggaaaccaactgacacggagtgaccattacaggggactgctaactggcagcctatgtaccttttggagtctacctgcccctgtaatgatgtttaatggccaaaggctggcttgcttcccctggcccacggggacgattatgcccgagggatgaaaaatccctgacactttGGCTCCCAAAAGTACTTCCAAAGAATACACAAGTGAAATACAGGCTTAATCAGCATTGTTCTTTTCAAACAAGTGGCTGAGTgattctcaaccagaggtataCAGAGGTCTTCTGGGCAGGCAATACATGTACTCATCtcgatatttgcctagttttacaacaagctgcaCACAACCACTCGCTACAAACTAAAGTTTCCTACAGACAAAATGAGAAAGTGAGCAGTTTTTCAGTAACAGTGTACTACTCTTTCAGCCTTTTCCAAAAAGCATTAAGAGTGCGATAATTTTTGTTTACACCAGAGTCACATTATTACTTCTTCTTTGGTCAGAACTAAGACTGTCTCTGCCCTTGAAGCTGAGGAGGTGAGTCCCAGCTTGCACAGACATACTTCATCTAGCTCAACAAACATGGGAATTTGTGTCCCAGGTTAGCTGCCCCTAGTACAAACCTGCCTGGACTTAAGGGGTAAGTACTCAACATTGATATCAGGGAGAGCACAGCAGTGGGAGGCAATGAGAATGGCTAAATATAGGCACAAGAAAGAGAAGGTAGAAATGTCATTGCTTTAGTTGTTTGGATGTTTGTCTACCCTTCATGGAATAGTCATAGCAGAGAGTTGCAGGCTATGAGGGGAAAAGCACCAGGATTTTAAAAAGCTTAAATCCTCAGGGCACTCACTTCAAAATCATTCATTTCATACCCCTTAAGTCCAGGCAGGTTTGTACTAGGGGCAGCTAACCTGGGACACAAATTCCCATGTTTGTTGAGCTAGATGAAGTATGTCTGTGCAAGCTGGGACTCACCTCCTCAGCTTCAAGGGCAGAGACAGTCTTAGTTCTGACCAAAGAAGAAGTAATAATGTGACTCTGGTGTAAACAAAAATTATCGCACTCTTACATAGAAAAATGGTCATGTCAGAAAAAGGAGTGAGGCTTTAGCTTAAGGGACTGTTCTATACCATCCATGCATTCTTTTTGCACAGTCATTTTCCCCTTGCATTTGACTGTCTAGTACTTCACAAAAGCAGCGCAGAATTGCTCCTTGCTCCAAGGTTGTGACAATGTGATCCTAGTACAGTAGTGCTAGTCTCACTTCATAGGGGAGAGGACAGCTGATACTGAGTCCTGCTACAGGTGGCAAGATgcctcatttttaatttaaaggcAGGACATATGCAAAACAATGACACAGGTCTTAGCATATTTTTGCAAAGCATGAGCTATATGGCCTTGAAGAGCTGTTTGCAAAGATACACGTTTTCATGTTAAGCGTCTCTGAAATTACTGCTTTGCTGAGGCATAAAATTCAAGTCTTCTCTTGGTTACCATAAGACGTAGTAGCAGGTAAACAAAGAAACACATCGATGTCTCATCTGAACTTTATCAGTCcaaacttaagaacataagaatggccatactgggtcagaccaaaggtccatccagcccagcatcccatctgccgacggtggccaatgccaggtgccccagagaaggagaacagaagacaatgatcaagtgatttatctcctgccatccatctcctgcccttgttctgaaggctagggcaccatactttatccctggctaatagccatttatggacctaacctgcaaaaatttatcaagctcttttttaaaccctaatagagtcctggccttcacagcctcctcgggcaaggagttccacaggttgactgtgcgctgtgtgaagaaaaatttccttttattagttttgaacctactacacatcaatttcatttggtgtcccctagttcttgtattatgggagaaggtaaataatttttctatattcactttctccacaccattcatgattttatatacctctatcatatcgcccttcaattgcctcttttccaaactgaaaagtcccagtctctctagcctctccccatatgggacccgttccaagcccctaatcatcttagtcgcccttttctgaaccttttctaatgccaatatatcttttttgaggtgaggagaccacatctgcacgcagtactcaagatgtgggcgtaccatagttttatataggggaagtatgatatcttttgtcttattatcgatcccttttttaataattcctaacatcctatttgctttactaactgccgctgcacactgcgtggatgtcttcagagaactatccactataactccaagatccctttcctgatctgtcgtagctaaatttgaccccatcatgtagtacgtgtaatttgggttattttttccaacatgcattaccttacacttacccacattaaatttcatttgccattttgctgcccaatcactcagtttgctgagatctttttgtagttcttcacaatcccttttgcttttgactgtcctgaacaacttggtgtcatctgcaaactttgccacctcactgcttacctcattttctagatcattgatgaacaagttgaacaggatcggtcccaggactgacccctggggaacaccactagttacgctcctccattgtgaaaatttaccatttagtcccaccctttgttttctgtcttttaaccaattcccgatccatgaaaggatctttcctcctatcccatgaccgcctaatttacataaaagcctttggtgtgggaccgtgtcaaaggctttctggaaatctaggtatattatgtccactgggtgccccttgtccgcatgtttattaaccccttcaaagaattctaatagattagttagacacgacttccctctgcagaaaccatgctgacttttgcccaacaattcgtgctcttctacgtgccttgcaattttattctttactagtgtttctactaatttgcctggtactgatgttaaacttatcggtctataattgccagggtctcctttagagccttttttaaatattggcgttatattggccatcttccagtcatttggtaccaaagtggatttaaaggataggttacaaaccactgttaataactccgcaatttcacatttgagttctttcagaacccttgggtgaataccgtctggtcc encodes the following:
- the PSMB1 gene encoding proteasome subunit beta type-1; the protein is MLSTAGYGELRPGMEQQLGGPVQYRFSPYTFNGGTVLAIAGEDFSIVASDTRLSEGYAIHSRDSPKCYKLTDQTVIGCSGFHGDCLTLTKIIEARLKMYKHSNNKTMTTGAIAAMLSTILYSRRFFPYYVYNIIGGLDEEGKGAVYSFDPVGSYQRDAFKAGGSASAMLQPLLDNQVGFKNMQNVEHVPLSLEKAMQLVKDVFISAAERDVYTGDALKICIVTKDGIKEETVPLRRD